GTCAACACGCAAGGTTTCCGAAGATTAAACGACTTCGCAAAGCCGAAATTTGAGGTGTGCAGACAGCAGACAAAGGAAATCGAGAATGTACCCGAAAAAGAGACGGAAAGAGCCGACAGGACGGTTTTTGAACCGAAAAAAGAACCCGAAACCATAGAGCCGACACAAGATGCCGAAGAAACATTTCAGGTCGAAACCTTCAGAATTACAATGTAGCATATATGCGTATGAGAGGAGGTGAACGCCGTGAAATTGGAGGCAAGAATATCGGCAATTATAGCCGATGAAAAGTTAAAGGCATACGCAAGCGTCTGCGTCAATGACTCCCTTTTGATTAAGGGAATCAAAATTATTGACGGAAAGCACGGGCGGTTTGTTGCGATGCCGTGCAGGAAAACAAAAAACGGAGAATTTAAGGACATAACCTTTCCGATAACCGCCGAACTGCGCAACGAAGTGGAACAGGCAGTCCTTGAAGCATACTCAAAGAAACTGGAGGAAATGTAATATGATGAAACTTATCTTGTCAAAAGAAAACTTTAAGAACAAACTGTGCGATAAAAGCG
This sequence is a window from Qingrenia yutianensis. Protein-coding genes within it:
- a CDS encoding SpoVG family protein codes for the protein MKLEARISAIIADEKLKAYASVCVNDSLLIKGIKIIDGKHGRFVAMPCRKTKNGEFKDITFPITAELRNEVEQAVLEAYSKKLEEM